One Nocardia sp. BMG111209 DNA segment encodes these proteins:
- a CDS encoding GNAT family N-acetyltransferase: protein MSTDIRDNPTAHRYEISADGTLAGFAEYELSGGTIDFTHTEIDSAFGGRGLAKQLVAEALADARRRDLAVLPHCTYVRKVIAEHPDDYLDLVPAATRAEFGLPAE, encoded by the coding sequence GTGAGCACCGACATCCGCGACAACCCCACCGCGCACCGTTACGAGATATCCGCGGACGGCACCCTCGCCGGTTTCGCCGAGTACGAATTGTCCGGCGGCACCATCGATTTCACGCATACCGAGATCGACTCCGCCTTCGGCGGCCGCGGCCTCGCGAAACAGCTCGTCGCCGAAGCCCTGGCCGACGCCCGCCGCCGCGACCTCGCCGTCCTCCCGCACTGCACCTACGTCCGCAAGGTGATCGCCGAACATCCGGACGACTACCTGGACCTGGTCCCGGCCGCCACCCGCGCCGAATTCGGGCTGCCCGCCGAATGA
- a CDS encoding SDR family NAD(P)-dependent oxidoreductase has product MPGKTILITGSTDGLGQHLAVRLGRAGERVFVHGRDRERGERVRAEIVAAGGPEPEVFIADLGSLQEVDRLAAEVGACTDRLDVLVNNAGVGFGAPDSAREFGADGYELRLAVNYLAGARLTRQLVPLLTAAAPARVVNVASIGQQALDFDDLNFEHGYSGGAAYMRSKLALIMLTFDLAEELGPSGVTVTALHPATYMDTTMVREFGGSPLSTVDEGGDAVLRLISEDVPNGAYFNGRKQARADAQAYDSAARAELRRRTADLIAAAVG; this is encoded by the coding sequence ATGCCCGGCAAGACCATTCTGATCACCGGTTCCACCGACGGGCTGGGGCAGCACCTGGCGGTGCGGCTGGGCCGGGCGGGCGAGCGCGTGTTCGTGCACGGACGCGACCGGGAGCGCGGTGAGCGGGTGCGGGCGGAGATCGTGGCCGCCGGGGGGCCGGAGCCGGAGGTGTTCATCGCCGATCTGGGGTCGCTGCAGGAGGTGGATCGGCTCGCCGCCGAGGTCGGTGCGTGTACCGATCGGCTCGATGTGCTGGTCAACAATGCCGGGGTCGGCTTCGGGGCGCCGGACTCGGCGCGCGAGTTCGGGGCCGACGGGTACGAATTGCGTTTGGCCGTCAACTATCTCGCGGGGGCGCGGCTCACCCGGCAGCTGGTTCCGCTGCTGACCGCCGCGGCGCCCGCGCGGGTGGTCAATGTCGCCTCGATCGGCCAGCAGGCGCTGGACTTCGACGATCTGAACTTCGAGCACGGCTACAGCGGGGGCGCCGCGTACATGCGCAGCAAGCTCGCGCTGATCATGCTGACCTTCGATCTCGCCGAGGAGCTCGGACCGTCCGGGGTCACGGTGACCGCGCTGCATCCGGCCACCTACATGGACACCACGATGGTGCGCGAATTCGGCGGTTCGCCGCTGAGCACCGTCGACGAGGGCGGCGACGCCGTTCTCCGGCTGATCAGCGAGGATGTGCCGAACGGCGCGTACTTCAACGGGCGGAAACAGGCCCGCGCCGACGCGCAGGCCTACGATTCCGCCGCTCGCGCCGAGCTTCGCCGGCGCACGGCGGACCTGATCGCGGCGGCCGTCGGCTGA
- a CDS encoding cytochrome P450, translating into MTDLASVDYFSDPDVAQDPYEYLAYLRGRHPVFREPHHDVVAVTGYQEANEIFRDAEHFSSAISIGGPFPPLPFRPAGDDITAQIEEHRHLFPINEHMVTMDPPDHTRTRALLAKLLTPKRLKENEEYMWRQADRQLDEFLAAGRCEFLDEYAKPYATLVIADLLGVPDDDRDEFRSALSGHAEPGSRVGALDHEPVGLNPLQWLDERFGAYLTDRQRQPRADILSVLATTTYPDGTKPTVAELVRPATFLFAAGQETVTKLLSVVVKVLAEHPEYQRQLRADRSLVNQFIEESLRFESPTKVDFRLAKRSTRVGGVDIPAGTVVMLCIGAANRDPRKFENPDEFRLDRRNSREHIAFGRGIHTCAGAPLARAEGQVTLNRLLDRVRDIAIDDRVHGAGPDRRYRYDPTFLLRGLRDLHITFEPLGS; encoded by the coding sequence ATGACCGATCTGGCATCAGTCGACTATTTCTCCGATCCGGACGTCGCCCAGGATCCGTACGAGTACCTGGCGTATCTGCGCGGGCGGCATCCGGTGTTCCGGGAGCCGCACCACGACGTGGTGGCGGTGACCGGTTATCAGGAGGCGAACGAGATCTTCCGCGACGCCGAGCACTTCTCCTCGGCGATCTCGATCGGCGGTCCCTTTCCGCCGCTGCCGTTCCGGCCGGCCGGCGACGACATCACCGCGCAGATCGAGGAGCATCGCCACCTGTTCCCGATCAACGAGCACATGGTGACGATGGATCCGCCCGATCACACCCGTACCCGGGCGCTGCTGGCCAAACTCCTGACGCCGAAACGGTTGAAGGAGAACGAGGAATACATGTGGCGGCAGGCCGATCGTCAACTCGACGAATTCCTGGCCGCCGGTCGCTGCGAATTCCTGGACGAGTACGCGAAACCCTATGCGACGCTGGTGATCGCGGATCTGCTCGGCGTACCCGACGACGATCGCGACGAGTTCCGCTCCGCGCTGTCCGGTCATGCCGAGCCGGGCAGCCGGGTCGGCGCGCTGGATCACGAACCGGTGGGCCTGAATCCGCTGCAATGGCTGGACGAGCGATTCGGCGCGTACCTCACCGACCGGCAGCGGCAGCCGCGGGCGGACATCCTCAGCGTGCTCGCCACCACGACCTATCCGGACGGGACGAAACCCACGGTGGCCGAACTGGTCCGGCCGGCCACCTTCCTGTTCGCGGCCGGGCAGGAGACGGTCACCAAACTGCTCAGCGTGGTGGTCAAGGTGCTGGCCGAACATCCCGAATATCAGCGGCAGCTGCGCGCGGATCGCAGCCTGGTGAACCAGTTCATCGAGGAGTCACTGCGTTTCGAGAGTCCGACCAAGGTGGACTTCCGCCTGGCCAAGCGGTCCACCCGGGTCGGCGGGGTGGATATTCCGGCCGGCACGGTGGTGATGCTGTGCATCGGCGCGGCCAACCGCGACCCCCGGAAGTTCGAGAATCCGGACGAGTTCCGGCTGGATCGCCGGAACTCCCGCGAGCACATCGCCTTCGGCCGCGGCATCCACACCTGCGCGGGTGCACCGCTGGCCCGCGCCGAGGGACAGGTGACGCTGAACCGCCTGCTCGACCGGGTCCGCGATATCGCCATCGACGACCGGGTGCACGGTGCCGGGCCGGACCGCCGCTATCGCTACGATCCGACCTTCCTGCTGCGCGGCCTGCGCGATCTGCACATCACCTTCGAGCCGCTGGGTTCGTAG
- a CDS encoding TetR/AcrR family transcriptional regulator — protein MPTRRRGANDTATRRELLDATARIMVADGYAAASARRVAAEAGVKPALVHYYFPTMDDLFVAVLRDGTEGHFDSHRRALAGPRPLHALWELAKDAQRNSLMMEFFALANHRKAIRAELVAYATRFREVQLTALTFILRQYGVDTDEFPPVAVSLLLSTVTTILVMESNLDLTLGHDETIALIERYLDGLEPPATAAAGD, from the coding sequence ATGCCCACCCGGCGACGAGGCGCGAACGATACGGCCACGCGGCGCGAACTGCTCGACGCGACGGCGCGGATCATGGTCGCGGACGGTTACGCCGCCGCCAGCGCCCGGCGGGTCGCGGCCGAGGCGGGGGTCAAGCCCGCGCTGGTGCACTACTACTTCCCGACCATGGACGATCTGTTCGTCGCGGTGCTGCGTGACGGCACCGAGGGGCATTTCGACAGCCATCGGCGCGCGCTGGCCGGGCCGCGGCCGCTGCACGCGCTGTGGGAGCTGGCCAAGGACGCGCAGCGCAACTCGCTGATGATGGAGTTCTTCGCACTCGCCAACCACCGCAAGGCGATTCGCGCGGAACTGGTCGCCTACGCCACCCGCTTCCGCGAGGTGCAGCTCACCGCGCTGACCTTCATCCTGCGGCAGTACGGCGTGGACACCGACGAGTTCCCGCCGGTGGCGGTCTCGCTGCTGCTGTCGACGGTGACCACCATCCTGGTCATGGAATCCAATCTCGACCTCACCCTAGGCCACGACGAGACCATCGCGCTGATCGAGCGATACCTGGACGGCCTGGAGCCGCCGGCGACGGCCGCCGCCGGCGACTGA
- a CDS encoding KamA family radical SAM protein, whose translation MSLGTTEHPRGFRALGTRALPGIAARAGLDDAAALDLAAVAEVLPFRTNRYVLDELIDWSRAPDDPIFRLTMPHPDMLPADDRAEIAGLLAEGAPAMEVRHTAARVRKTLNPHPEGQRTLNRPIADGEPLDGLQHKYRGTVLYFPSNGQTCHAYCAYCFRWAQFVGDPDLHMAAAGPEVLIRYLRRHPEVSEVLVTGGDPLIMSAPVLARHLEPLLTPELEHITSIRIGTKALAFWPYRFVTDPDADELLTLLSRITASGRHLAIMAHVSHARELETDIVRTAIERLQRTGATIRCQSPVVRTVNDSARDWIDLWANEVRLGMIPYYMFVERDTGPRDHFAVPLAASAALFTEAYRAVPGLARTVRGPVMSATPGKVVVDGVTTVADHRVFVLRFLQARDENLVGTPFFAEYSTTARWLDDLEPAFADRFPHETS comes from the coding sequence ATGTCGCTGGGCACCACGGAACACCCGCGCGGATTTCGTGCCCTCGGCACCCGAGCGCTGCCGGGCATCGCCGCCCGGGCCGGACTCGACGACGCCGCCGCACTGGATCTGGCCGCGGTGGCCGAGGTACTGCCGTTCCGGACGAACCGCTACGTCCTGGACGAACTGATCGACTGGTCCCGCGCGCCGGACGATCCGATCTTCCGGCTGACCATGCCGCATCCGGACATGCTGCCGGCCGACGACCGGGCCGAGATCGCGGGACTGCTGGCCGAGGGCGCTCCCGCGATGGAGGTGCGGCACACCGCGGCGCGCGTCCGCAAGACGCTGAATCCGCATCCCGAGGGGCAGCGCACCCTCAACCGGCCCATCGCCGACGGCGAACCGCTCGACGGCCTGCAACACAAGTACCGCGGCACGGTCCTCTACTTCCCGAGCAACGGCCAGACCTGTCATGCCTACTGCGCCTACTGTTTCCGCTGGGCCCAGTTCGTCGGCGATCCGGATCTGCACATGGCCGCCGCCGGGCCGGAGGTGCTGATCCGGTACCTGCGCCGGCACCCCGAGGTCAGCGAAGTACTGGTAACCGGTGGCGATCCGCTGATCATGAGCGCGCCCGTCCTGGCCCGCCATCTGGAGCCGCTGCTGACCCCGGAGCTCGAGCACATCACCTCGATCCGGATCGGGACCAAGGCGCTCGCGTTCTGGCCGTACCGCTTCGTCACCGACCCGGACGCCGACGAACTGCTGACCCTGCTGAGCCGGATCACCGCCTCCGGGCGGCATCTCGCGATCATGGCCCACGTGTCGCACGCCCGGGAACTGGAGACCGACATCGTCCGCACCGCGATCGAGCGGTTGCAACGCACCGGCGCCACGATCCGCTGCCAGTCACCGGTGGTCCGCACCGTCAACGACAGCGCTCGCGACTGGATCGACCTGTGGGCGAACGAGGTTCGGCTCGGCATGATCCCGTACTACATGTTCGTGGAGCGCGACACCGGTCCCCGGGACCACTTCGCGGTCCCGCTGGCCGCCTCCGCCGCGCTGTTCACCGAGGCCTACCGCGCGGTACCCGGCCTGGCCCGCACGGTCCGCGGCCCGGTCATGTCGGCGACCCCCGGCAAGGTCGTCGTCGACGGCGTCACCACCGTCGCGGACCACCGCGTATTCGTGCTGCGCTTCCTCCAGGCCCGCGACGAAAACCTCGTCGGCACACCGTTCTTCGCCGAGTACAGCACCACCGCGCGCTGGCTCGACGACCTCGAACCCGCCTTCGCCGACCGGTTCCCCCACGAGACCTCGTAA
- a CDS encoding MFS transporter codes for MTTTGTTAPRTGRTPVRAMWLAAWPVTAIFVLSNTATPLYVLWQNRIGFSKGMLTVIFAGYIVGLLGSLLVCGVVSDRSGRRSVLLPALGLALLACLIFATATGVVALLVARVCTGVAVGAAVSAGMAAVTDVAGPQRKSQAALLASCAMVFGAGAGPLLSGIVSETLPAPTVTVFVVEAVLLVTAAVAVLRLPLDRPVPAATGAWVRVPRVPAGRGRELALGIAVFAPGITATSFVLSLGPALLAGLLGVTSRIPAGAMAFGMFLTATAVQFAVRRLRRPLVMIASTLATTASTATLIAAVRTETVAWLVAAALLAGAGQGLGQLGGLSLLNTTVPVDRLAEANAALNTGGYLPAGLLPVIAGYLGDATGLATATTIFGAVVAAAAVLGALAVAASRATVAQV; via the coding sequence GTGACAACGACCGGAACGACGGCGCCCCGGACCGGGCGCACGCCGGTGCGCGCGATGTGGCTCGCGGCCTGGCCGGTGACGGCGATCTTCGTGCTGTCGAATACGGCGACGCCACTGTATGTGTTGTGGCAGAACAGGATCGGCTTCTCCAAGGGCATGCTGACGGTGATCTTCGCCGGGTACATCGTGGGCCTGCTCGGCTCGCTGCTGGTCTGCGGCGTGGTGTCCGATCGCTCGGGCCGCCGGTCGGTACTGCTGCCGGCGCTGGGGCTGGCGCTGCTCGCCTGCCTGATCTTCGCGACCGCCACCGGCGTGGTGGCGCTGCTCGTCGCGCGGGTGTGCACCGGGGTCGCGGTCGGCGCCGCGGTCTCGGCCGGAATGGCCGCCGTCACCGATGTCGCGGGGCCGCAACGGAAATCGCAGGCCGCCCTGCTCGCCTCGTGCGCCATGGTGTTCGGGGCCGGGGCGGGACCGCTGCTGTCCGGCATCGTGTCCGAGACCCTGCCCGCCCCCACGGTGACGGTGTTCGTGGTGGAGGCGGTGCTGCTGGTGACCGCGGCGGTGGCCGTCCTCCGGCTTCCCCTGGACCGTCCGGTGCCTGCCGCCACCGGTGCGTGGGTGCGGGTTCCGCGGGTGCCCGCCGGCCGGGGGCGCGAACTCGCGCTCGGCATCGCGGTCTTCGCTCCGGGTATCACCGCGACGTCGTTCGTGCTGTCGCTCGGGCCCGCCCTGCTGGCCGGGCTGCTCGGCGTGACGAGCCGAATCCCCGCGGGCGCCATGGCATTCGGCATGTTCCTGACCGCCACGGCGGTCCAGTTCGCGGTCCGCCGCCTGCGCCGCCCGCTCGTCATGATCGCGTCCACCCTGGCCACCACCGCGAGCACGGCGACGCTGATCGCGGCGGTCCGCACCGAGACCGTCGCCTGGCTGGTCGCCGCCGCGCTGCTGGCCGGCGCCGGTCAGGGCCTGGGTCAGCTGGGCGGACTGTCGCTGCTCAACACCACCGTCCCGGTCGACCGCCTCGCCGAGGCCAACGCCGCCCTCAACACCGGCGGCTACCTCCCCGCCGGCCTCCTCCCCGTGATCGCCGGATACCTGGGCGACGCCACCGGACTAGCCACCGCCACAACCATTTTCGGCGCCGTCGTCGCCGCGGCTGCCGTCCTCGGCGCACTCGCCGTGGCTGCCTCCCGCGCCACTGTGGCACAGGTGTGA
- a CDS encoding helix-turn-helix transcriptional regulator: MPSTAAHRFAAPARPADLPEPLPEPAPEDIRLETALGALSEPLRLYIVRELLLHSEEFDHPCGWFGIDRPKSSLTHHFKALREAGLIRQRQYGLERRSHVRIDDLDTRFPGLLDLVAEWSPADAD; this comes from the coding sequence ATGCCGTCGACAGCCGCCCACCGGTTCGCGGCACCCGCGCGACCGGCGGATCTGCCGGAGCCACTACCCGAACCGGCGCCGGAGGACATCCGGCTGGAGACCGCGCTCGGCGCACTCAGCGAACCGCTGCGGCTGTACATCGTGCGCGAATTGCTCTTGCACTCCGAGGAATTCGATCACCCCTGCGGCTGGTTCGGCATCGACCGCCCGAAATCCTCACTCACCCACCACTTCAAGGCGCTGCGCGAGGCCGGCCTGATCCGGCAGCGGCAGTACGGCCTGGAGCGGCGCAGCCACGTCCGCATCGACGATCTCGACACCCGCTTCCCCGGACTGCTCGACCTCGTCGCCGAATGGTCCCCCGCCGACGCCGACTGA